CTTGGATATCCAGACCTCGGCGACCAAAAAAGGCGAGTCTTTGCTTGATACCATGTGGAACCTGCAAGCGATGCAGGCGAATATGTTTGTTATTCGTCACTCCGAAAGCGGCGCGGCGCACTTTTTTGCCAAACATGTCGCTCCCGATGTTCATGTCCTCAATGCCGGTGACGGACAACATGCCCACCCATCACAAGCGATGCTCGATATGTTTACCATTCGTAAACACAAGGGCGATATCTACGACCTCAAGGTAGCGATTGTCGGTGATGTTTTGCACTCACGTGTAGTACGCTCGCAGATTCAGGCCCTAAGCATTCTCGAAGCTCGTGAAATTCGCGTTATCGGTCCAAAGACTCTGATGCCATCTCATCCGGAAGCGATGGGAGTTCACGTTTATCACAATATGGAAGAAGGCCTCAAAGACGTTGATGTCATTATCATGGTACGTCTGCAAAACGAACGCATGACCAGCGCATTGATCCCAAGTGAAAAAGAGTTTTTCAAGCTCTATGGCTTAACCGAAAAACGTCTTAAGCTGGCGAAACCGGATGCCATTGTCATGCACCCGGGACCGATCAATCGTGGTGTGGAAATCGACTCGGCGGTCGCCGATGGTCCGCAATCGGTGATTCTTGAACAGGTCACCTACGGTATTGCCGTGCGTATGGCGGTGATGTCGATCATTATGAGCAATGCCGCCCAGCTAAAACAACATCAACTGGAACAACAGCAACAAGCCGATCTCGACTTAGAGGATACTGCGGAGGACAATCAGTGAGACATCTTATTGCCAAGGGTCGTGTTATCGATCCAAGTCAAAATCTGGATAAAGTCACCAACGTTTACCTGTCGCGCGGCAAAATCCTTGCTGTCGGTGATGAAGCGCCTGAAGGCTTTACCGCCGATCAGGAAATTGATGCCAGCGGAAAATGGATTTTACCCGGACTGGTTGATTTACGAGCACGTTTAGGTGAGCCGGGCAGCCAATATGCCGGCAATATTGCCAGTGAAACCTTAGCGGCGGTGGCCGGCGGCATTACCAGTATCTGCTGCCCTCCGGACACTAATCCGGTTAATGATACTCAAGCGGTAACCGAGTTGCTGCAACGCCGTGCTCGCCAAGCGGCAACCGCTTATGTGATGCCGATCGGTGCCTTGACACAAGAACTCAAGGGCGAGCGTCTGAGCAACAGTTATTCATTGATTCAGGCCGGCTGCATTGGTTTAAGCCAAGCAAACCTACCCATTCAAAATGCATTGACACTGAAAAATGCGCTCGATTATAACGCCAGCCAAGATATAACCATTATCTTACGCAGTGAGGACCAACAGCTGAAAAATGGCGGTGTCGCTCACAGCGGTCCGGTGAGCTCGCGTTTAGGTCTGCCGGCCATCCCTGCGGAAGCGGAAACCGCCGCCTTAGCTCGTGATTTGATTCTGGTTGAGGAAAGTGGCGCACGCGTGCACTTTTCACAAATCTCTTGCGCTCGCTCTGTGGAGCTGATTCGCGAAGCCAAAAAACGTGGTCTACCGGTCACCTGTGATGTCGCGATTCACCAATTGCAACTCAGCGAAATGGATGTAATGGGCTTTAACAGTCTGTTCCATGTCAGCCCGCCACTGCGAAGCTTGCAGGACAAACAAGCGCTAATTGCTGGGGTCAAAAGCGGTGTCATTGATGCGATTGTCAGTGACCACACCCCTTTGGAAAAAGACGCCAAACAGTTACCTTTTGGCGAAAGTGCTCCGGGTATTAGCGGTCTGGAAACCCTGTTACCGTTATTGTTGAAAATGGTACATGAAGGTGAGTTGGATTTAATGACCGCGATTCGTTGTGTGACCCACAACCCGGCAAAAATCATTAACCACCCTACCGGTAACCTTAATGAAGGTATGTCGGCGGACATTACCATTGTCGACCCACAAGCGATTTGGACACTGATCCCTGAGAACATGCTTAGTGAAGGCAAAAACACGCCTTTCGCCAACTGGGAATTTGTCGGACAAGTAGAACAGACCCTATTCCAGGGGCGTCCGGTATTCAAACAAAACGCCTGATAGTATTAGTGTTATGTCAATGAATGCTTTCACAATAAACCTAAACGCCATTGTCTGCGAACCACAGCTCAACGGTTACTGGCTTTGGCAGGTTGAAATTGATGAGCAGATGGCCGCCGAGGATCTGCTCGGTCAAGTCTTGTCGCTTAGCAGCGATAGCTTACCTAGCAATCAATTCATCGAAACTTGGCTGTTTGCCATTAACGGGCAATCTTTACAGCTGTTGAGCAAAGATGCCAATCATGCTGAAAGCACCATTGACGAGACCAGTACATGGCAACTGAGCTTAAACAGAGAGACGCAATCACAGAGATTAGACTGGCAAAAACCGATTTTGCTGGTAGCTGAAAACCTGGCGATGGCCAATGCATTTGTAATCGCTAAGCAGAGTCAGCTTGTCCAAGGGCGCTGTCAGGTGATACTGGGCAGTGAAGACGGTTTTCCATTTATGCTTAAACCGGCTCGCTTCATTATGGATATGATGCCTGCACAAGCCATTGGTGCCTGCACTTTATTGGAAGACTGGAAAATCCCGAACCGCTTGGCGAGTCAATCCGGCGTTGCCGGATGTTTCGATGGTTCGACATTGGAATGCTTGAGCGAGTATCTGCATAACTGTCAGCGCTTTGGTGATTTAACCGATCTACAAATTGTTATTTTTAGCGACGCTGAAAACAACGATGATTTCAAAAAACTGTGCCAGCAATTTTCTCAAGTCGACTGTCATATTTTTGCTTAAAATGACTCATCGGGCCTTTTTGTCAATCGCTTACTTTTCCAATTGATCGATAAACTTGGCACGTTTTCGTGCTTTTTTAGCCAACTTTTCGATATCCTTGGCGCAGTCGTCCAATACACATTCGGCGGTATTGGCAATCGCCGCTTCGATTAGAATTTGTAGCTGTTGATAGTCGTTTTCACTCAACAGTTTGCGCTTTGACTTACTCAATGACTCTTTAAAGCTAGCCACGACTCGGTCGGCATGTTTATTTACTTTCATCTCTCACCCCGCTTATTAATCATCTAAAAAGATATCTTCACCAGAACTGACAATCAATGGATCCGCCTGACCGACAATCGTTTCATCCTTGCCGTGATAATCTAGCTGGCTGAGGATATATCGCATAGTTTCCAGACGTGCGCGTTTTTTATCATTCGATTTGATAACCGTCCAAGGCGCATGACTGGTATTGGTATAGAAAAACATATCCTCTTTCGCCTTGGTATATTCCTCCCAACGATCGAGAGAAGCCAAATCCATCGGGCTTAGTTTCCACTGTTTCAAGGGATCGGTCTTGCGTTGATTAAAACGGCGCAGCTGCTCCTGACGACCCACCGAAAACCAGAACTTCATAATGGTGACACCATCGGCTTGAATCATACGTTCAAACTCCGGAGCCTGATGCATGAACAAGGTGTATTCCTGCGGGGTACAAAATCCCATGACCCGCTCTACACCGGCACGGTTATACCAGGAGCGGTCAAACAACACCATTTCTCCTGCGGTCGGCATATTTTCAATATAGCGCTGAAAATACCACTGGCCTTTTTCGATCTCACTGGGTTTATCAAGTGCGACAACACGAGCACCACGGGGATTGAGGTGTTCCATAATGCGTTTGATGGTTCCACCCTTGCCGGCGGCATCACGCCCCTCAAACAACATAATAATGCGTTGGTCGGTTTCCTTGACCCATTTTTGCAGCTTCAACAGCTCGATCTGCAATAAACGTTTGGTCTCTTCATAGTCCTTACGTTTGATTTTCTGCTTATAAGGGTAGTTCACTTCACTCGATTTAACTTTTTTCATGAGGATTCCCTAGTTACAATGGTTGTTAGATTCAATATACTCCGATTTAATTGAATTGAAATGAGCGAAATCATTTTTTCAAGCATTTAGACGGCATTTCGCGGAACATAGGAAAACACTTAGAGAGAGTTATGGATAAGGCCCTGCAAAACAACTATGAAAAGGTTAAACAGCGCATTGAAGAGGCTTGTAATAAATACCGATCAAGCAGCGACTGTGTCCAGTTATTAGCCGTCAGCAAAACCAAACCGATTGAAATGGTCAATACGATTGCCGAGCTCGGGCAAAAACACTTCGGCGAAAACTATGTCCAAGAAGCGCTTGAGAAAATCGACCAGCGCCCTGATCTTATTTGGCATTTCATCGGCCCGATTCAATCGAATAAAACACGCCCGATTGCCGAGAATTTTAATTGGGTTCACAGTGTTGATCGCCTGAAGATCGCGCAGCGTCTGAATGACCAGCGCCCTGATGACAAGGGCAAATTAAATATTTTACTGGAAGTAAATATCAGTCAACAGGCGACTAAATCTGGGTTTTCGGCAAATGAACTGAGCGATGCATTAAAGCAAATCGCCACCATGGACAACCTTCAGGTACGAGGCCTGATGGCGATTCCGCAACCAAGTTCGGATTTTAACCAACAACGTCAGACATTTGCCGCCATGCAACAGCTGCTTGTGGATTTACAACAGGAATTTCCAGAGTTGCAGCTAGATACTCTGTCAATGGGGATGTCGGGAGATTTGGAAGCGGCTATTGCCGAAGGGGCAACCATCGTGCGCATTGGAACCGATATCTTCGGTGCCAGAGATTACAGCAAATAAATACAGGCCAGAAAAGAAAAAACCAAAACCGCCACGGCGGTTTTGGCCATCTCCTTTTTATACAGCCCGTAAGATATAGTTAAATCACATTTAACCGGACCCTACACACTGTTAGGGCAATTCTAAAACAGTAAGTTGATGAAACTGTTTTGATCACCTCTGTAAATAAGTTAACGGCCAAAACACGAATGCTTTAACCGAATTGTGCGTTTTTTGACCTAGCATTGCCGAGACCGAAAAACTCAATAACCACTGGTAACTTTTAGACAGCCGGATTATTCTGATCGTTCACAACAGCCGGTTCAGAGTTCTCTGTCGCTTCTAGCTGTGGAGATTGCTCAGACTTCTGCTGCGCTAATTGCGCCAACTCTTCGTGGAAAGAACGCACTCTTTCCAACCAGCCAGGACGACTATCCTGCTCAGGAAAACGTTGTGCGTTAATATCGGCCATCAATTCATTGAAAAAGCTTTCAGCATTGGCAAACTGCTCATCTAATCTTTCCAGCACCTGTTGCCAGGTATCGTAGTAATTTGGCAAGGCGGCCGGATCGGCATTTTCAGCATTTTCCTGCTGATCAGCTTCGCTACCCTCAGTATCGTTTTGCACATTCTGATACTGCGCCAGCGCCTGCTGCTGATAACTCTTAACCACAGTTTCGGTTTGAGTCAGATTCAGGCTCATACCACTTAACTGATCCATATCCAGTTCTAGATTCTGAGCTTTTTCGAGCGCTTTTTCGATATTACCGCCATAAAACTCACCGGCCAACTCATCAACCTTGGCGAACACATCGTAAATCGCTTGCAGCTCTTCCTCGTTCAAATCACCTTGCACCGAAAATGCAAAACGCTCTTCAAACATGGTCGCTTCCATAGCTTGCTTAGATTCAAAATAACGCACACCGGAAGGGCCATCTTCAGCCACTTTCATTTCCTGATAAGACTGATACTGGGCATAAAGCTGTCGGAAATCGAGCGTGACCTTGTCACCCTCTTTGGTAGTCAATTGCAAACTCATGGTTTCGCTATATTGATAAGCCTGTTGCATCTGCATCATACTGGCGGCTTTAGCACTGCCACGCGCGGTCGGAGAATAATCAACATCAGCCTCTAGCTTTGCTTTTGCCAATTCAGAAATATCCTGCCCCGGTTTATTGTTGGGATTCTGTGCCTTAATATCAAACAACTGTTTGACAAAAGCGTTGTCGTTGATTGTATTAGCCATAATTTATTCCTTCATTTAAGAAAAAATATCCCCGGTGTGAATAGTGAATAGCAAAACAGAACTCAAGCTTGTCTTGATCTGAATTGTGCGGCAAAGAATCTGTTTATTTTAATGAATTGCCGTCGTTTTTTTACGCTTATTGCCAACGATTGATTGTTATTAGCAGTCGCTTATAAAAAATATAGCGGCCACCAAACCTAAAACTTTAGCAAAATAAATAAGTTAGGACGGAATCAATTTTTTCTTTATCTTCTTTTAAATCCAACGGCAAACAAATAAGCTGCAAATTTATAGACAATTGAATCAATTCAAATACAACTTTCTTATTAAAATCCAAGCCAAAAAGCCGCTTATTTGCTTAAACAACCGTCACCGTCTAATATTATTTAGCCATCAACTTAGCGTATAATACCGTTTAGTTATCAGACGCCGAAAATGGTGCGCTTGGATTCAATTTAGATTGATTGATTTAGAGCAAAGCAAAAAAGGGTATTTCACATGGAAGCAACCATCTGTTTTATTGGTGCGGGTAATATGGCGCAAAGCCTGATTGGCGGTCTTATTTCCAGCGGGTATGACAAGAACAAGATTATAGCCACCGATCCCAATCAAGAACAACGTGACTTGGTCACACAAAAATTTGCCATTCAATGCTTAGCTGACAATGATCAGGCGATTGGGCAATCTTCGATAGTTGTTTTGGCGGTCAAACCGCAAATTCTACAGCAGGTTTGCGCCGAGATTGAAAACATCGTCAATCAGCAAAACCCGCTATTGCTCTCTGTCGCCGCCGGTATTCGCAGTGCTGACATTGCCCGTTGGTTAGGTGGTGACAAAGCGATTGTGCGCACCATGCCGAACACACCATCGCTAATTCAAAGTGGTGCCACCGGAATGTTTGCCAATGATTCGGTTTCCTTGGAACAAAAAAGCCAAGCCGAACATATTATGCGCGCCGCTGGCTTGACTATTTGGGTTGATGAAGAGCCACAATTGGATGCAGTCACTGCTTTATCGGGTAGTGGACCGGCTTATTACTTTTTGTTTATGGAAGCGATGGAAAAGGCCGGCGCCGAGCTCGGACTTGATGCCAAAACCGCGCATCTATTGACCTTACAGACTGCTTTGGGTGCAGCTAAAATGGCACTGGAAAGCCACCAGGACTGCCAAACATTGCGCCGCAATGTGACTTCACCTAACGGTACTACCGAGAAAGCGATTCAAAGCTTTCAAAGCAATAACCTGGAAAGCATTGTCAAAACCGCGATGCAGGCCGCACAAAGCCGAGCCAAAGAGCTTGCCGACGAACTAGGAGGATAGAATTAATGGATGGTAGCAGCCCACTAGGTCAAGGCGGCCTTTTTTTACTACAGTTTTTAATCGGTCTGGTTATTTTCGCCCTGATGTTGCGTTTTTTACTGCGCGCAACACATGCCGATTGGCGCCACCCGATTGTGACCTTTATTGCTAAGGTCACCAACCCGTTATGTGCTCCGGTCAATACCGTGATCCCGGCTAAAGGTCGCTGGGATGTTTCCGCATTGATCACCGCAGTGGTTATCCAAGCAATCTTTGTTACCGCTATCGGTTGGCTAACCGACCGCAGTTTCGGCGTGGCGTTTATCTCCTTGGCTGCGACAACCGAAGTCGCCAATCAACTTATGGACATGATGTTCT
Above is a window of Thiomicrorhabdus sediminis DNA encoding:
- a CDS encoding aspartate carbamoyltransferase catalytic subunit, with amino-acid sequence MSKLAGPNIQLNELGKLKHFITLEGLKAHHLTEILDTAESFINPATNDIKKVPLLRGKSIMNLFFEPSTRTRTTFEIAERRLSADVASLDIQTSATKKGESLLDTMWNLQAMQANMFVIRHSESGAAHFFAKHVAPDVHVLNAGDGQHAHPSQAMLDMFTIRKHKGDIYDLKVAIVGDVLHSRVVRSQIQALSILEAREIRVIGPKTLMPSHPEAMGVHVYHNMEEGLKDVDVIIMVRLQNERMTSALIPSEKEFFKLYGLTEKRLKLAKPDAIVMHPGPINRGVEIDSAVADGPQSVILEQVTYGIAVRMAVMSIIMSNAAQLKQHQLEQQQQADLDLEDTAEDNQ
- a CDS encoding dihydroorotase: MRHLIAKGRVIDPSQNLDKVTNVYLSRGKILAVGDEAPEGFTADQEIDASGKWILPGLVDLRARLGEPGSQYAGNIASETLAAVAGGITSICCPPDTNPVNDTQAVTELLQRRARQAATAYVMPIGALTQELKGERLSNSYSLIQAGCIGLSQANLPIQNALTLKNALDYNASQDITIILRSEDQQLKNGGVAHSGPVSSRLGLPAIPAEAETAALARDLILVEESGARVHFSQISCARSVELIREAKKRGLPVTCDVAIHQLQLSEMDVMGFNSLFHVSPPLRSLQDKQALIAGVKSGVIDAIVSDHTPLEKDAKQLPFGESAPGISGLETLLPLLLKMVHEGELDLMTAIRCVTHNPAKIINHPTGNLNEGMSADITIVDPQAIWTLIPENMLSEGKNTPFANWEFVGQVEQTLFQGRPVFKQNA
- the ppk2 gene encoding polyphosphate kinase 2; the protein is MKKVKSSEVNYPYKQKIKRKDYEETKRLLQIELLKLQKWVKETDQRIIMLFEGRDAAGKGGTIKRIMEHLNPRGARVVALDKPSEIEKGQWYFQRYIENMPTAGEMVLFDRSWYNRAGVERVMGFCTPQEYTLFMHQAPEFERMIQADGVTIMKFWFSVGRQEQLRRFNQRKTDPLKQWKLSPMDLASLDRWEEYTKAKEDMFFYTNTSHAPWTVIKSNDKKRARLETMRYILSQLDYHGKDETIVGQADPLIVSSGEDIFLDD
- a CDS encoding YggS family pyridoxal phosphate-dependent enzyme, with product MDKALQNNYEKVKQRIEEACNKYRSSSDCVQLLAVSKTKPIEMVNTIAELGQKHFGENYVQEALEKIDQRPDLIWHFIGPIQSNKTRPIAENFNWVHSVDRLKIAQRLNDQRPDDKGKLNILLEVNISQQATKSGFSANELSDALKQIATMDNLQVRGLMAIPQPSSDFNQQRQTFAAMQQLLVDLQQEFPELQLDTLSMGMSGDLEAAIAEGATIVRIGTDIFGARDYSK
- the proC gene encoding pyrroline-5-carboxylate reductase gives rise to the protein MEATICFIGAGNMAQSLIGGLISSGYDKNKIIATDPNQEQRDLVTQKFAIQCLADNDQAIGQSSIVVLAVKPQILQQVCAEIENIVNQQNPLLLSVAAGIRSADIARWLGGDKAIVRTMPNTPSLIQSGATGMFANDSVSLEQKSQAEHIMRAAGLTIWVDEEPQLDAVTALSGSGPAYYFLFMEAMEKAGAELGLDAKTAHLLTLQTALGAAKMALESHQDCQTLRRNVTSPNGTTEKAIQSFQSNNLESIVKTAMQAAQSRAKELADELGG
- a CDS encoding YggT family protein, giving the protein MDGSSPLGQGGLFLLQFLIGLVIFALMLRFLLRATHADWRHPIVTFIAKVTNPLCAPVNTVIPAKGRWDVSALITAVVIQAIFVTAIGWLTDRSFGVAFISLAATTEVANQLMDMMFWLIIIQVILSWVSQGYNPNTAIFDQITRPILEPFRRIIPPIGGMDLSPIFAILAIKLFQIVIIGSIAGLAQQMIG